One Besnoitia besnoiti strain Bb-Ger1 chromosome VIII, whole genome shotgun sequence DNA segment encodes these proteins:
- a CDS encoding histone H4 (encoded by transcript BESB_082110), with the protein MSGRGKGGKGLGKGGAKRHRKVLRDNIQGITKPAIRRLARRGGVKRISGLIYEEIRGVLKVFLENIIKDSVTYTEHARRKTVTAMDIVYSLKRQGRTLYGFGG; encoded by the coding sequence ATGTCAGGCCGAGGCAAGGGCGGAAAGGGTTTGGGAAAGGGAGGCGCGAAGCGCCACCGAAAAGTCTTGCGTGATAACATCCAGGGTATCACCAAGCCCGCCATCCGCCGTCTGGCGCGTCGTGGTGGTGTGAAGCGTATCTCCGGTCTCATCTACGAGGAGATCCGTGGTGTCCTGAAGGTTTTCCTTGAGAACATCATCAAGGATTCCGTCACCTACACGGAGCACGCTCGCAGAAAGACTGTCACTGCCATGGACATCGTCTACTCCCTGAAGCGCCAGGGCAGAACCCTCTACGGTTTCGGTGGTTAA